The Virgibacillus sp. SK37 region GCAACTATGGTGAGGGAATCGATCTGATTGCTCTTCCGATAGTTTTCACGCTTTTATATTTCCTTTTCGATTTAATTTCCCTAAAGCGTTCTGCCAAGAAAAATACTGATTTAGAGGATTAGGTCATCAAGCATAAAAATAGAGAAATGGATGGTATATACCCATCCATTTCTCTATTTTTATAGGACAGGCGAAAAGAACTGCCGTGTGAAGCACCACTAATAGTCCTGATCTTCGTTTGATGCATAAGCAATACAACGTTCCACAAACTCAAGTACATCTTCCTCTATTGGAAATAGTCCTGTTTCCTCAGCAGGTAGCTTTCTAACCTCCCAGAACTTATCTGCTAACGCTGTATCCCCTGCAAAGGAATTATTTGAGACTTCTATTAACTTTAAAGCAATTTGGACGCCTTCTTCTGATTCCGGTTTAATATTGTGTTTTATACACCATTCTATTTGTCGCAACAGGGATATATATTGATGTGTCGTTTTATCATTATTACTCAGATTCGGTAGGGTGTTTTGTAAAATGACTTGTTCATGCTCCTGAAAATAATTGAGCCATTTTTTATGGTTCTTTCATGAATTTTGTACAAGCTCGGAAACACGTTCCCAAGACAAAGATTCTTCTAAATCTATTAAGTTGATTAATGTGGTTGTATTGGAAATACTTGTTTGTATTTCTGATAGTTGTTCTTGTAAGTAATTGTAGTGAGAGATTAGGATTTGTTTATAGGAAAGCTTATCCAACATCCCGCGAATATCTTCTAATGGAAGGGAAAGGGATTTAAGAATCAATATCTTTTCTAATTGAAATAAGTCATCTTCAGAATAATATCGCTTTCCGTTAGCATCTTTAAAACTAGGTGTAAGGAGTTTAATCTGATCATAATATCGGAGTGTACGGACAGATATATTTCGCTGTTTAGATAACTCCCCAGTGGTCCATCGCTCCATTTCCTTCCCTCCTCAAAATAAAAACTTGCTGGTAACGTTACGTAACCTATTATAGTTGGATTATACCATAGGGGAAGAGGGGTAACGAATGGAAAGTAATCAAATGAACTGGAAAGAGAAAGACCAATGGGGTTTGAAAGAATTTATAATTTTAATGTTGCTGGAATTTGTATTTGTAATTGGTGGTATTAAATTCATTGTTCACCCAATTTATTTAAGCTGGTTTGAGAATGATTTATATGCTGGAACTTTCCTAGGGTTAACCATGGCGGTAATTCTGGTTCTAGGCGTTTATTTTATTGCCATCCGTCCAAAAAAACTCTCATGGAGTGAAGTAGGAATCAAACCATTCGCCAAAAAGGACTGGAAAATCATTATAATATATTCTGTAATTTTAATGGTTGGTGCTGTGTTAATTGTAGTTCTTACGAGTTTGATAGGTAATACTTATGAGAACAGTAAAACGGAAGCAATGCAGCAAAACGTAACTTTCTTTTCGTTGCTAATTGCTTTTATTTCTGCTGCAGTCATCTCACCCTTATATGAAGAAATTTTTTATCGCGGGTTTTTATATCGTTGGCTACGAACACGCATAGGGTTGAATGGAGCAATTTTGCTTAGTTCACTAATATTTACAGTTATTCATATACCCACATATAATGCGATGCCTGTAAACTTCTTTAGTGGAATTATCTTTGCATTGGCGTATGAACGAACAGACTCAATATGGCCATCAGTTATTATTCATGGTTTAACGAATGGGATTATGGTTCTATTGACAGGTTTAGCATGAAGCCATTGCTTAAAAATAGCGTAAACTCTAACAGTGCATGACGAACTCTTACATTATAAATAAATGCCATGTAGGCTTAGAAAAGGATAAGGAAGTGACAATTTGGATTTTATTGCTTGGATGATTGTTATAAGTGAAATTGGATTTTGGGTTTTAATTTTGGCAGGGTTTATTACACGTTATATTTTTAAATTAAAGAGACTTGGTCTTTTCCTATTGGCCTTTACCCCAGTTATTGATTTACTATTACTGATTGCTACGAGTGTTGACTTATATCGTGGTGCCACCGCAACTAAAGTTCACGGTATTGCCGCTATTTATATTGGAGTTTCTATTGCATTTGGTAAGAGTATGATCTCTTGGGCTGATATACGATTTCAGTATTATGTGATGAAACAGGGAACAAAGCCTGTTAAAAGACACGGTCTCGAATATGCAAAACATTACTTTAAAAGCTGGGGACAACATGTACTCGCATATCTAATAGGTGGTGGAATATTATTCGGTCTAATTTACCTCATTAATGATCCCTCTCGAACGGAAGTATTGGCTGGATTTCTAAAAATATGGACGCTTGTATTAGGTATCGATTTTCTAGTTGCTATCAGTAATTGTATATGGCCGAAAAAAGCTTAGAGGAGAAGGTTAATTCTTTTATTTGCCTTCAGTTTACAGAAAGATAGGTTTCAACAAACGGCGTATATGAATGAAATGCGAGTTTATAAATGGAGATAATAATTCATGGAAATCTTCAGTAAAGGTTCTCTAATACCATAATCGGGCAAGGAAAGTTGAAAATGGTAATTTTTTTTCGTTTACAATAAAGGTTAGGATAATTTATATAAAAATTATTATTAATTTTAATTTTTAATTGTTCAGAATACGTGCTAATAAGATACAATATAACAGAATGAATAATTAAGAAAACAATTATACTTTGGTACGGGGGTACTTATGAGAATTCACTATTACTTAGGTTGGTTTAACGATTATTTTCCAGAAAATTTGGTCAGGTTGTTACAGGAGGATATAACTGATCGAAAATCGCTTGTTATGATTAGCTCAAATCCACTTTCTTATGAATATGATGGTTCTACTGAACGCGCTTGGCTTGACCAAGCTGGCATTATGTTTGATGAATATCATTTAATTAATTATCGCGTAAAGAAAGAAGATGCTCACACGTTAGTTCAACATGCTTCAGTCATTTTCTTGCTGGGTGGAGATGCCCTTAAACAAAATTACTTTTTAAAGGAGTATGAACTGTCGAATGGAATAAAAAGTAGCAGTGCAATTGTGATGGGTGCAAGTGCTGGTGCGATTAACATGTCTGCTAAATGGTTATGCTCAAAAAGATTTGGGTTTAACGTTGAAACAAGCGCAGTTTTAGATGGAATCGGCCTTGGAGATTTTTCAGTTTTGTCTCATTTTGATCTTGAAAATAACTTTACGCTGGTTCAGACCGAGCTGTCTGCTTTATCGGAAGAAATGGATATATATGCTTCGAACAAGAATTGCGCTATACGTATAAAGGGTGACAAAACTGACGTCCTTGGCAATGTATATCTAATTTCCCACTCCAAGGTACAAAAATTAAAGGAAACGCTTTAGTTATTTTAATAATTTTATGGGGCTTGATAAAAAGAAACGCTAAAACAACAGGTTAATTTCTATACTAGGGGGAGCAAGATAATGGATGTAACAAAACATAATAGTGATGCCTGGGATAAAAAGGTAGATGAGGGGTCTAGATATACGCAACAAGTGAGCAGTGAAACGATTAAAAGGAGCAAAGCTGGTCAATGGGAAATCTCCGTTACAACAGAAAAATCAGTTCCGAGAGATTGGTTCCCTGAAGTCCTAGAAGGATTAAAAGTATTATGTTTGGCATCTGGTGGTGGACAGCAAGCGCCAGTTTTAGCTGCTGCTGGAGCAAATGTAACAGTTACTGATATTTCTAAAAAGCAATTAGAGAAAGATGAAATGGTAGCTAGACGAGATGGGCTAAGCTTAAGAACGGTCCAGGGCGATATGTCGGACCTAAGTGGTTTTGAGGATGAGTATTTTGATATTGTTGTTAATCCAGTTTCAAACTTGTTTGTTAAGGATGTAAAACCTGTGTGGAAGGAAGTATCAAGGGTTTTAAAAAATAAAGGTATTTTAATTGCTGGGTTTACGAATCCTTTGCTATGGATTTTTGATGATAACCAAGAAAGAAAAGGGATCCTTGATGTGAAACACTCCATACCTTCTTCGACATTAGATTATTTGCCAAAGGATGAAATACAAGACTATATTAAATCAAATAACACCATAGAGTATGCGCATACGTTGGAAGATCAAATACAAGGACAGATTGAGGCTGGATTTGTTATTGCTGGTTTTTTTGAAGATGATTTTGGTGGTACAAGAATGATAGACAATTACATAAGGACCTTCATTGCTACAAAGGCAATAAAATTAAATTTTTAATACATGGGAAGGAGACTACTAGGATATCTTGGGGTGCAATGAATGCGTTTTCCCGCATGTTGATGAACAACCTTTTAAGTATAATACCGTTCAAGGATTGGATCAGATTGTGAAACATATAGCTTTGCCATCCGCATAAGAAAATAAATAATTAACGTTGCAATGGAGAAAAAAATGAGGATGGATATCTAACAACCTTAATTAGGACACGGGAGGGGAGGTGGGAGAGGGATGAAAAAGAGATTATTGTTGATTTCAGTAGGTGTTATAGGGGTGCTTCTAATTGGTGCTGGGATTTATTTTTTTCAAGATACAGAGACCAGTTCTGCCGGAACAAGCACCAATGGTCAATTACTTAGCAAAGCAAAGGAATGGTCCGAAAATTTGGATCCCGATATACTAAACCTTACATCCTTTGATGGATTAAATTTAAAAGCATCGTTTATTAAGAATGAAGCAGATACACATAATGTAGCTATCCTTGCACACGGATTCGATGGTACAAAAAAAAGCATGGAACTTCAAGCTAAATTTTACTATGACCAGGGATTCGATATTCTTATGCCCGATTCCCGTGGTAACGGAAACAGTGAAGGAAATGGAATAGAGTATGGTTGGCATGATCATCTTGTTGCAGATATGGTGAGCTGGGTTCATAAGATGATTAATGATTACGGGGCGGAAAATATCATTTTACATGGGCGATCCATGGGGGCGGCAGTTGCGCTTGGAGCAAGCGGTGAAAATCTGCCACCGGAAGTGAAAGGTATTGTTGCAGTTAGTGGATATACATCGGTAAAAGAGCAATTGACCCACCTTGGCGAAACAAATCTACTATCAAAAATGGAGTCGGGCTTTAGACTTGAGGAAACAGGTGCTATTGATCAAGTAAAACAAAATACGCGACCATTATTTATAATCCATGGTAAAGCTGATGACAGCGTTCCGCCAGAAATGGGGAAACGTATTTATGATGCTGCCGGTGGTGATAAAAAATTATGGCTAGTACCCAAGGTTGGCCATTTAGAGATCTTCGAAACTGTAACAAAAGAGTTTTATGAACGTGTGGAAGCATTTATCGATAATGCGCTTGATTAGGTTTTTGAAGGGATTGAATAATAATGAAATCTTGGTTGTCGTTTTTTTTGCCTGATGATGAATATAGAGAGAAAATGATGCTATATTTTTTTGGTGAAAGTGCGATAATTCTCCTACTCTTCCTGGTTGGATTGATTATATACAGTAATTATTTTGATATATCAGTCGTTAACGCCCTATTAATATCCATAGTAATTTTCCTTCTATATATCACAGGAAGATATGTAGCTTCTGGAATAGAATACACTGAAGTTACAACAGATAAGGCATATAAAAAAGTATTAAAAATTCTAGTCATAAGAGTAATTGGTTTTTTTGTGATTCTCATATCAGTGTACTTATTATTGGAGGGACCTGATAAATGGTTAAGGCTTATATTATTAACACTAAGTGCTAGTATAATTTGGTTCTTTATCAGCCTTATTTCCTTAAAGCGATCATATAACAAAAATAAGAATTTATTGTAATTAGGGATTGGAAAGAGGAAAAGAAGATAATTCAATTAACGGGCGTAGTTGTGGAAGAAGCATTGTGCCTAAATAGGGCCAGATTATTTAACAGAGTCATAAATCTTAGGGGGTGTGAAATAGTGTGTTTTTATGATTGGAAAATTGAAATGCCAGATGATTTAAAGCCGTATATAGATACTGAAAATAAAAGAATGGCAATTCTTACAGTTGAAGATGATGAAATTCATATGGCTTTGGAATTTGATGAAAACAACAATTTAGTTATGCATCCACGTTGGAATATAAACATTGTTATCTTAGGAGATAAACATCTGAAATTTACTACAAACTCTTAAAGGGACGTGTTTTTTTTATGCCAAAACGTTATATTGCGATTACGTATGATGTTTGTGAACATAATGATTTATATGAGGATATGAATGAATATATTTTAGATTCTTCTACTGAAATGGATAAGCAAGTGAAGGAATTTGCTAAAAAAGATGTTGCTCCTCTAATTAAAGTTTATGAATCATTTAAAGATGATTTTAAAGATATTACGCTATACAAACAGTATAAATTTAAAGAATATGAATGCGATTGTGAACAGTAGTGTTCGAGAATCGGGCCAGATTGCAGAGTAAGTTTTCTTTATAGTACTAGTTATTATAAATGCTGCTTTTATGATGTTAATGTTTACCGTTAACATTCCATAAATAATTTCTATTTATAATAAAGATTACGATGAATAATATCAATGAGTATATAAAGTTAATTCCCTTCAGAATTACTCTGAGGGGTTATTTTTTTATAAATTCCAATCCTAAAATTTCTGTTTAAATCGATAATTACTTTGACAGATAGGGTAATTTTGGTTATTATTACTCTGTTAGGTAGAGTAGTTTACGTACAAGGAAGTGTTTATTTGATAAGAAGTGATATAATTCGTGGTCATTTGGATTCGATTATTCTTTGCTTGGTCTTGGAAAAGGATAGATACGGGTATGAAATATCAAAAGAGATTAGTTTGCGTACTGATAATAAATTTCAAATAAAGGAAGCAACACTGTATGCCGTGTTTCAGAGACTTGAGAAGAAGGATCTAATTGAATCTTACTATGGTAGTGTTTCAAAAGGGGGAAAAAGAAAGTATTACAGAATAACAACGCTTGGAAAAGCATATTTAAAAGAAACTGCAGAAGAATGGAAGGTCACGAAGGAAATTATTGATTTATTTATGGAGGGATTAAATTGAATCAATTAAGAAAACATGTTGATGAGTTATTTAAAGAAATTCCAGACAGTGGGAAAAAGGCTACAATCATGCAAGAAGTCATGCAAAATCTTGAAGAAAAAGTTTTGGATTTAATGGAGCAAGGCAAAGCAGAGGATGACGCCATAAATAAAACTATCGTTGAGTTTGGTGATATTGAAGATTTAAAAAAAGAGCTTGATGTAAAACTACCAGCTAAAAACAACTTAAGAAAACTAAATTTAGGTTATTCTATTTGGGGAAGTTTTCTAATCATTTCATTGTTTATATTTATTAATCTCTATTATACACCTAATGTGATATGGTTCGTGTATCCCACATTTGCTGTTTTATGGTGGCCTTTAACTATGTATTTCAGCTGGAAGAAAGCGAAAAAGGGGTGAGTTACTTGAGAAAATTAGAGCTTGGTTTTGTAGTAACAGGTAGTATACTGACTATTATATTTTTAATAGTAGTAAACTTTATAACAGGTTCTCACCCTATTTGGTTTATTTATCCTGCATTAGCATTATTACTTGGCTCAATTGGCATATACTGTCGGCAAAAAAAGAATTACACTTTATTTTCCATATTAACCAGCCTATTGCTTATATTGTTTCTTATCGTGGAGAACTATAGGAGTACACCTGAATATCCGTGGTTTTTATTTTCAGTGGCTCCATTAATAGCGTGGCCAACTTTGGTGTATCTAGGTAATCAATCAAAAAAAATGACAGTCGCAGTTATAGGTAGTGCGATTATTATCTTATATTATTTGATTTTAAATGTGCTTTTATCACCTGGATATCCATGGGTGATGTTTCCGGCGTTTGCTGTGTTATGGTGGCCGCTTACATTATATCATGTAAAGAGAAAGTCATATTTTAAATTCTCAATATACGCAAGTTTATTAATTAGTATATTTTTTATTAGTGTAAATGTTATTTCTTCACCGCATGTAATTTGGGCAGTTTATCCAATTTTTGTTGTGCTTTGGTGGCCATTGAGTATGTATTATTTCGTTTATAAAAGAAAACTTGAATTATGAATTAAGGGATTCAAAAGACAAATTAAACATATTTAGGTAGGGAGGGATTTTGGTGCAGAAAAAAATAAGAGACATTGATTTAGGGTTAAAAAATATTTGTGGAAAATACAATATTCCGGGAATATCAGTATGTTTGACAGATGCAAACCGTGCTGAGTGGAAAAATGTGTACGGAGTCCGAAGTGTGGAAACAGGTGAACCGTTACAGGTTGATGACCAGTTTCGAGCTGGAAGCATCACGAAAACCTTGATTGCAGTTATTATCATGCAATTAAAAGAAGAGGGAAAACTATCAATAAATCAAACGATTAATGCCATTCTGGATGGTGTGCTGCAACAAGAATCTACACTAACTATAAAACATTTACTTAATCATACGAGCGGATTGGAGGATTACCTTTGGGTTGAAAATGAGGGGCAACCAATGATATCCAAATTTGATACGGCACCGGAAATACAATTTTCCCCCGATTTTTTAGTTAAAGAAGCATTGCTGGCTGCTGGTCGCTTTGCACCTGGTGAAGGTTTTTATTACAGCAACACAAATTACATATTATTAGGGCTAATTATTGAAAAAATAACAGGTGCAACAATATCAGAAATTATAAATAAAAGAATTTTAGAACCTTTATTGATGAAACAGACATATTTTCCTAAGACATTTTATATTAATACTTCTTATGCCAACGGACATTCCAAATTTACACAAGATTTCCAGCCATCGGATCAAATTGTCTATGAATATAAAGATTTAAATATTTCCCTTGCATGGACAGCAGGTGCCCTTGTTTCTACACCTGCCGATTTAAATAGATTTATGATTGGACTCTTTAACAATAAAATCATCTCTGAAGAATCATTAGAAGAGATGATGACATTTAAAGAGACAGGCGATAATGGGCAAAGTTATGGGTTGGGCCTTTATCAATTTAAAGATCAACAAAAAACAGCAATCGGACATCCTGGTGGTATTTCGGGCTATGAAACAGTCATGCTTCACTACCCAGATGACGATATTTATATGACTGTCATGATTAATCAAATGCCAGCTGGAGCAACTTCAATTGCTGCCGAATTGTATGATAGTTTTAAAGTACTAGAATAATGATGATTTTTAGAAGAGAAATAAACTAATTGTAGTTCTTACTTTATGAATAGATTGATGCTTTTTTAAGGCACTGTGTTTTTATAAATGAATTGAGCAAATATTAAATTGTATAGTTTTCTCCAGTATTTATAATATCTATTATTGAAGTAACTGGTGCATTACCCCAACAACGGTAATGCTTCTTTTATAGGTATTTGGCAGTTTAATGGAATAATTCTAAATTAAATAAGTGGGGTTCCGGTCGGAACGACACTATTCGCTGTATTTATAATGGGAATTTTAATAGGTATTTAATTCTTGGTGTAGCGGGAATTTTTGAAATCCTTGGTGTTCAGTATCAATCAATCTGGTCATTAATTATTTTTGTAATAAGTATCTTTATCCTGGGATTACCAGTTGATTTAGTTTTAGGGTGCTATGGCTGATTTATCTGTTGAAAAAATACGAGGTAAGATACCAGCATTTGTTATCCGATTTCTTTTTGGTTTTGTGACAAACTGGGGTGTTATTTTTATAGTGGTGCATTTATGAGTGGTATTAATCTTTCACTTTGAGCAAAGTTGGTTATTTCAATGATATTAACTTTTTTTGAGTCGATATTTGGAAATGAAAAAACAAACACAAAGAGGCAACAGTTTAATATTTTGTTTGACAAGTTTGTTCCGTTAAAGGACGCTATTCTGGAGGAAAGATACTCTGACCTACTTTAAAAATAAGAACCATCTAATTGATATAGCGCTAATAAGACTGCACTTTTTATAGGGTGCAGTTTTTTATATTTGTAAAGTAAATAACTGAATCATACGTTGTAAATGGTATAGATATATTTATAGACAAGGCAGTGAATGCTACGCCTGTCTGATAAGAAAACAGATAGGTATTAAACAATTCAGGATGACAGTGAATTTTTAGATAACATGTCAATCCTTTACAGCAATTGAAAATTAATAAGAAAAATTTATGAAACATATAAATTCATATTTATAAAATAAAAAAACTTGCTATTTTATTTTATAATCTGCTATCCTATTAATTGTTAACCGGATACATTAGGGGTTGACGATAAAAGTGAAGAATCTAACTATGTGAAAAATATGTAAGCAGGCATCTTTAAATCTATCAACTGGAAGCTATTTATGGCATTACTGCTATCAGGGGGGAATTTTAATACGTTAGCCCTCTTTTTAGTAGGTGAGTGCCTAAAACAAGGAGGATTTAAATGTTGAATTTTAAAGCATTAGCAAACGACGTCATAAAAGGTTATGAGATTACAGAGGAAGAAGCTATGGAAATTTTAGAATGTCCAGACGGGGAAATTCTTGAGTTGCTTAATAGTGCCTACCTAATTCGAAAACAGTATTTTGGAAATAAAGTTAAATTAAATATGATTATTAATACAAAGTCTGGAGCCTGTCCAGAGAATTGTGGGTATTGCGCACAGTCAAGGGACTCTACTAATCCAATTGAAAAATACCGGATGATGGAAAAAGAAACAATTGTAAGTGGGGCAGAAAGAGCACACCAACTAAATTCAGGTACTTATTGCATCGTTGCTAGCGGACGTGGACCAACCACCCGTGAATTAAATCAAGTCACCAGTGCCGTCAAAGAAATAAAAGAAAAATATGATTTAAAAATATGTGCTTGCTTAGGAATTCTTAAACCTGGACAAGCAGACCAACTAAAGGAAGCCGGTGTTGATCGGTATAATCATAATATCAACACATCAGAAAAGCATCATGATACTATTACAACCAGTCACAGCTATCAAGACCGCGTTGAAACAGTTAATAAGGCGAAGGATGCTGGTATTTCACCATGTTCGGGTGTCATTGTTGGAATGAAAGAAACAAAAGAAGACGTCATACATATGGCTATAGCACTGAAAGAATTAGATGCTGATTCCATCCCTGTTAACTTTCTTCATGCAATGGAAGGAACGTTATTAGAGGGAACTGATGAATTAAACCCATTATATTGTTTAAAAGTATTGAGTCTTTTTCGCTTTATTAATCCATCTAAAGAAATCCGTATTTCTGGGGGGCGTGAAGTGAACTTGCGTAGTTTACAGCCACTTGGTTTGTATGCAGCAAACTCTATTTTTATAGGAGACTATTTAACAACTGCTGGACAAGAAGGGACGAAGGATCACCAAATGTTAAAGGATTTAGGATTTGAGGTTGACTATGAAGGGAGCGAAATGCCTGTTTAAAGCTTGAATTCGTTTTCGTCTACTTCAACCTGAAGAAGCAATAGTACTTACTTCTATTTAGTTGCTAGTTGCTTTAGATTAGATCAGTTGGTTAATAAATACAGTGTATGGAGGAATAGTATTGTCTAAGCACAATGAATTAATAAAGAAAAGTAAAAAACATCTTTGGTTACCGTTTACACAAATGAAAGATTACGATAAAGATCCCTTAATAATTGAAAGTGGGACCGGGGTTAGGGTGACAGATACAGAAGGAAAATCATACTATGATGGATTTTCCTCTGTATGGTTAAATGTACATGGTCATCGAAAAAAAGAACTAGATGAAGCTATTCAGGAACAATTAATGAAAATTTCACATTCCACGCTACTTGGGATGACTAATCAACCGGCTACGGAATTAGCTGAA contains the following coding sequences:
- a CDS encoding class I SAM-dependent methyltransferase, producing MDVTKHNSDAWDKKVDEGSRYTQQVSSETIKRSKAGQWEISVTTEKSVPRDWFPEVLEGLKVLCLASGGGQQAPVLAAAGANVTVTDISKKQLEKDEMVARRDGLSLRTVQGDMSDLSGFEDEYFDIVVNPVSNLFVKDVKPVWKEVSRVLKNKGILIAGFTNPLLWIFDDNQERKGILDVKHSIPSSTLDYLPKDEIQDYIKSNNTIEYAHTLEDQIQGQIEAGFVIAGFFEDDFGGTRMIDNYIRTFIATKAIKLNF
- a CDS encoding Type 1 glutamine amidotransferase-like domain-containing protein is translated as MRIHYYLGWFNDYFPENLVRLLQEDITDRKSLVMISSNPLSYEYDGSTERAWLDQAGIMFDEYHLINYRVKKEDAHTLVQHASVIFLLGGDALKQNYFLKEYELSNGIKSSSAIVMGASAGAINMSAKWLCSKRFGFNVETSAVLDGIGLGDFSVLSHFDLENNFTLVQTELSALSEEMDIYASNKNCAIRIKGDKTDVLGNVYLISHSKVQKLKETL
- a CDS encoding serine hydrolase, with the protein product MQKKIRDIDLGLKNICGKYNIPGISVCLTDANRAEWKNVYGVRSVETGEPLQVDDQFRAGSITKTLIAVIIMQLKEEGKLSINQTINAILDGVLQQESTLTIKHLLNHTSGLEDYLWVENEGQPMISKFDTAPEIQFSPDFLVKEALLAAGRFAPGEGFYYSNTNYILLGLIIEKITGATISEIINKRILEPLLMKQTYFPKTFYINTSYANGHSKFTQDFQPSDQIVYEYKDLNISLAWTAGALVSTPADLNRFMIGLFNNKIISEESLEEMMTFKETGDNGQSYGLGLYQFKDQQKTAIGHPGGISGYETVMLHYPDDDIYMTVMINQMPAGATSIAAELYDSFKVLE
- a CDS encoding alpha/beta hydrolase; protein product: MKKRLLLISVGVIGVLLIGAGIYFFQDTETSSAGTSTNGQLLSKAKEWSENLDPDILNLTSFDGLNLKASFIKNEADTHNVAILAHGFDGTKKSMELQAKFYYDQGFDILMPDSRGNGNSEGNGIEYGWHDHLVADMVSWVHKMINDYGAENIILHGRSMGAAVALGASGENLPPEVKGIVAVSGYTSVKEQLTHLGETNLLSKMESGFRLEETGAIDQVKQNTRPLFIIHGKADDSVPPEMGKRIYDAAGGDKKLWLVPKVGHLEIFETVTKEFYERVEAFIDNALD
- the bioB gene encoding biotin synthase BioB, whose translation is MLNFKALANDVIKGYEITEEEAMEILECPDGEILELLNSAYLIRKQYFGNKVKLNMIINTKSGACPENCGYCAQSRDSTNPIEKYRMMEKETIVSGAERAHQLNSGTYCIVASGRGPTTRELNQVTSAVKEIKEKYDLKICACLGILKPGQADQLKEAGVDRYNHNINTSEKHHDTITTSHSYQDRVETVNKAKDAGISPCSGVIVGMKETKEDVIHMAIALKELDADSIPVNFLHAMEGTLLEGTDELNPLYCLKVLSLFRFINPSKEIRISGGREVNLRSLQPLGLYAANSIFIGDYLTTAGQEGTKDHQMLKDLGFEVDYEGSEMPV
- a CDS encoding 2TM domain-containing protein, with protein sequence MSYLRKLELGFVVTGSILTIIFLIVVNFITGSHPIWFIYPALALLLGSIGIYCRQKKNYTLFSILTSLLLILFLIVENYRSTPEYPWFLFSVAPLIAWPTLVYLGNQSKKMTVAVIGSAIIILYYLILNVLLSPGYPWVMFPAFAVLWWPLTLYHVKRKSYFKFSIYASLLISIFFISVNVISSPHVIWAVYPIFVVLWWPLSMYYFVYKRKLEL
- a CDS encoding CPBP family intramembrane glutamic endopeptidase yields the protein MESNQMNWKEKDQWGLKEFIILMLLEFVFVIGGIKFIVHPIYLSWFENDLYAGTFLGLTMAVILVLGVYFIAIRPKKLSWSEVGIKPFAKKDWKIIIIYSVILMVGAVLIVVLTSLIGNTYENSKTEAMQQNVTFFSLLIAFISAAVISPLYEEIFYRGFLYRWLRTRIGLNGAILLSSLIFTVIHIPTYNAMPVNFFSGIIFALAYERTDSIWPSVIIHGLTNGIMVLLTGLA
- a CDS encoding PadR family transcriptional regulator, producing the protein MIRSDIIRGHLDSIILCLVLEKDRYGYEISKEISLRTDNKFQIKEATLYAVFQRLEKKDLIESYYGSVSKGGKRKYYRITTLGKAYLKETAEEWKVTKEIIDLFMEGLN
- a CDS encoding permease prefix domain 1-containing protein, translated to MNQLRKHVDELFKEIPDSGKKATIMQEVMQNLEEKVLDLMEQGKAEDDAINKTIVEFGDIEDLKKELDVKLPAKNNLRKLNLGYSIWGSFLIISLFIFINLYYTPNVIWFVYPTFAVLWWPLTMYFSWKKAKKG